From Barnesiella propionica, one genomic window encodes:
- the rodA gene encoding rod shape-determining protein RodA: MGSRNINIWKSVDWVTVVLYALLVFAGWISIYAASYDFDHASIFDYAERSGKQLLWIGLAFVMAFMILMVEARVYETYAYLIYVILIVLLAATIFLAPDIKGSHSWLKLGPVSLQPAEFAKFATSLALARLFSTYNFVLTKPANFIRAVIIIVLPILLIMMQKETGSALVYTALVFVLYREGMSGMVLFGGFCAVLYFVVGLKYSDVMWGASSLGETIVLIFILLVMAGMVLVSCRNLYVFRNLFIGYAIIAIGCYVTTLFGVPVHGVYVGLAAVLLTSLYLLLLYLQSRISKWLVIISFALASVIFLFSVNYVFNDILEYHQRMRIEVALGMKEDLRGAGYNVNQSKIAIGSGGFWGKGFLNGTQTKLKYVPEQDTDFIFCTIGEEEGFWGSAIVLILFAALIFRVIVLSERQRTSFGRVYAYCVASILFFHVGINVGMVIGLCPVIGIPLPFFSYGGSSLWGFTILLFVLLSIDARRSDHY; encoded by the coding sequence GTGGGGTCAAGAAACATTAATATATGGAAATCGGTCGACTGGGTGACGGTCGTCTTATACGCCCTTCTGGTTTTTGCCGGATGGATAAGTATATATGCCGCCAGCTATGATTTCGATCATGCCAGTATCTTCGATTATGCAGAACGTTCGGGCAAACAATTGTTGTGGATAGGTTTGGCTTTTGTTATGGCATTTATGATTCTTATGGTAGAAGCCCGCGTATATGAGACGTACGCGTATCTGATATATGTCATACTTATTGTTTTACTTGCGGCTACGATATTCCTGGCACCGGATATTAAAGGTTCTCATTCCTGGCTGAAGTTGGGGCCGGTGAGCCTTCAGCCTGCGGAATTTGCCAAATTTGCTACCTCTTTGGCCCTGGCCCGTCTTTTTAGTACCTATAATTTTGTTTTGACCAAACCGGCAAATTTTATACGGGCAGTAATTATTATAGTTTTACCTATCCTTCTGATTATGATGCAGAAGGAGACAGGCTCGGCATTGGTTTATACGGCATTAGTATTTGTCTTGTACCGGGAAGGAATGAGCGGAATGGTTCTGTTCGGCGGATTTTGTGCAGTTCTTTATTTCGTCGTGGGTCTTAAATATTCCGATGTGATGTGGGGGGCATCTTCTTTGGGTGAAACGATTGTCCTCATTTTTATATTGCTGGTTATGGCCGGGATGGTTCTTGTTTCCTGCCGTAATCTGTATGTCTTCCGTAATCTTTTCATAGGTTACGCAATAATTGCTATCGGTTGTTACGTGACGACATTGTTCGGTGTTCCGGTACATGGAGTATATGTAGGATTAGCGGCGGTACTATTGACTTCGTTATATCTGTTATTGTTGTATTTACAGAGCAGAATAAGCAAGTGGCTCGTAATTATAAGTTTTGCATTAGCTTCTGTAATCTTTTTGTTTTCGGTCAATTATGTATTTAATGACATTCTGGAATATCATCAGAGAATGAGGATTGAAGTTGCGCTGGGAATGAAAGAAGATCTCCGAGGGGCCGGATATAATGTCAATCAGTCCAAAATAGCTATCGGGTCGGGCGGCTTTTGGGGCAAAGGTTTCCTGAACGGAACCCAGACCAAATTAAAATATGTGCCTGAACAGGATACAGACTTTATATTCTGTACGATAGGCGAGGAGGAAGGATTCTGGGGATCGGCTATCGTACTCATACTTTTTGCCGCTCTTATATTCCGGGTGATTGTACTGTCCGAACGGCAGCGTACGTCATTTGGACGGGTGTATGCTTATTGTGTTGCATCTATCTTGTTTTTCCACGTAGGGATTAATGTAGGTATGGTCATAGGATTATGTCCGGTGATTGGCATTCCGCTTCCGTTTTTCAGTTATGGCGGTTCCTCATTATGGGGCTTTACTATTTTACTTTTCGTGTTGTTGAGTATCGATGCCCGTCGTTCCGATCATTATTAA
- the lptC gene encoding LPS export ABC transporter periplasmic protein LptC, whose translation MTTDKIHNNISLVRGAWSVVAALIIIPLFFSACSKPKNEIVEGFKDAAAVPTLRSLDVLTFISDSGVTKYRITAKEWLMFDNAPDPYWLFPQGIYVEKFDPMFRTEASIKGDTATFFKNRQLWRIDGNVHIENVKKELILTEQLFWDQRSRTIYSDSFIHIEKPEEVIEGIGFVSNEQMTNYVIRQPQGIFPFKRAAADSVAADSSGAVAVAPVQRTNHKIRDKQPEKSVSKK comes from the coding sequence ATGACGACTGATAAGATACATAACAATATAAGTTTGGTACGGGGTGCATGGTCTGTTGTAGCGGCGTTAATAATAATACCGCTTTTTTTCTCTGCATGTTCCAAACCGAAAAATGAAATAGTCGAGGGTTTCAAAGATGCCGCCGCCGTACCTACTCTGCGCTCTCTGGATGTACTCACATTCATTTCCGATTCAGGGGTAACGAAATATCGTATTACGGCCAAAGAATGGCTGATGTTTGATAATGCCCCCGACCCCTATTGGCTTTTTCCTCAAGGTATATATGTGGAAAAATTCGACCCTATGTTCCGTACCGAAGCTTCTATTAAGGGCGATACGGCTACGTTTTTCAAAAACAGGCAATTGTGGAGAATAGACGGAAATGTGCATATCGAGAACGTAAAAAAAGAACTGATACTTACCGAACAACTTTTCTGGGATCAGCGTAGCCGGACGATTTATTCCGATTCCTTTATTCATATAGAAAAACCTGAAGAAGTAATTGAAGGAATTGGTTTCGTATCGAATGAACAAATGACCAATTATGTTATACGTCAGCCTCAGGGTATATTTCCTTTTAAGAGGGCTGCGGCAGATTCGGTAGCGGCAGATTCCTCCGGGGCTGTTGCTGTAGCTCCGGTCCAGAGAACCAATCACAAAATAAGGGATAAACAACCAGAGAAGTCTGTGTCAAAAAAATGA
- a CDS encoding type III pantothenate kinase, which produces MNLIIDQGNTSAKLALFEGRELVKVRQTVHWDESFVDELISGRKVDAAIFSSVARYDISLLDMLRNKFPLFVDFNKDTRLPVTLGYRTPDTLGRDRIAGVVGAMEQYPQSDVLVIDAGTAITYDFLRSDGCFLGGNIAPGINLRFTALNQGTGRLPMVGPEGDLPLLGYDTPTAIRSGVVRGILLEIEGYIRDLQLKCPSLFVFLTGGDALLLAAKLKSPIFVDKNLVLKGLNRILYDNVEI; this is translated from the coding sequence GTGAATTTAATCATAGATCAGGGAAATACTTCTGCCAAATTGGCTCTTTTCGAAGGAAGAGAGCTGGTGAAAGTGCGACAAACAGTGCATTGGGACGAGAGCTTCGTTGATGAACTGATATCGGGCAGAAAGGTAGACGCAGCTATTTTTTCTTCTGTGGCACGCTATGATATTTCTCTGCTGGATATGCTAAGGAATAAATTCCCTCTATTTGTAGATTTTAATAAAGATACCCGTTTGCCGGTAACTTTGGGCTATCGTACTCCGGATACTTTGGGACGGGACCGTATAGCCGGAGTAGTCGGAGCTATGGAACAATATCCGCAGTCCGACGTGCTGGTAATAGATGCCGGAACAGCTATTACCTACGATTTTTTACGAAGTGACGGTTGTTTTTTAGGAGGAAATATCGCTCCGGGCATTAACTTGCGTTTTACGGCTCTTAATCAGGGTACAGGACGCTTGCCGATGGTGGGACCTGAAGGAGATTTACCTTTATTGGGGTATGATACTCCTACTGCTATCCGTTCGGGTGTGGTTAGGGGCATATTATTAGAGATAGAAGGATATATTAGGGATTTGCAATTGAAATGTCCCTCGCTTTTCGTTTTTTTAACGGGTGGGGATGCTTTATTATTGGCAGCTAAATTAAAAAGTCCCATATTTGTAGATAAAAATTTAGTTCTGAAAGGTTTAAACAGAATACTTTACGATAATGTTGAAATATAA
- the purH gene encoding bifunctional phosphoribosylaminoimidazolecarboxamide formyltransferase/IMP cyclohydrolase gives MSGNKRIKTALVSVFHKDGLNEILKLLHEQGVNFISTGGTQTFIESLGFPCGAVEDLTGYPSILGGRVKTLHPKIFGGILNRRENENDASQIAEYEIPSIDLVIVDLYPFEETVLSGASEADIIEKIDIGGISLIRAAAKNFNDVVIVASKAQYGPLLDLLREKRGETSIEDRRWFAKEAFAVSSGYDTAIFNYFDNDEYSVFRCAGDHAKVLRYGENPHQKGFFFGDFDEVFEQIHGKEISYNNLLDIDAAISLISEFEEPTFAILKHNNACGIASRPTVLDAWKAALEADPVSAFGGVLITNRPIDKAVAEEVNKIFFEVVIAPDYSVDALEVLTQKKNRIILIQKENAIKPKQFRSLLNGVLVQDRDLYQERPDELRQVTEKGVTDEEIEDLLFANKIVKHSKSNAIVLAKNKQLCASGVGQTSRVDALRQAVEKARSFGFDLKGAVMASDAFFPFPDCVEIAHEAGIDTVIQPGGSMRDNLSVDYCNANGIAMVMTGIRHFKH, from the coding sequence ATGTCTGGAAACAAGAGAATTAAAACCGCTTTAGTATCGGTGTTCCATAAAGATGGTCTGAATGAGATACTTAAATTGCTTCATGAACAAGGTGTGAATTTTATTTCTACAGGTGGAACGCAAACGTTTATCGAATCGCTGGGATTTCCCTGTGGTGCCGTGGAAGATCTTACGGGATATCCTTCTATTCTGGGAGGGCGTGTGAAAACATTGCATCCTAAGATATTCGGTGGTATTTTGAACCGTCGTGAGAATGAAAATGATGCCAGCCAGATTGCCGAATATGAAATCCCTTCGATAGACCTTGTGATCGTCGATTTATACCCCTTTGAAGAAACCGTGCTTTCAGGGGCGTCAGAAGCCGATATTATTGAAAAAATAGACATAGGGGGAATTTCTCTTATCCGGGCTGCTGCCAAAAATTTTAACGATGTGGTAATCGTTGCTTCTAAGGCACAATATGGTCCGTTACTTGACCTGCTGCGTGAAAAAAGAGGTGAAACTTCTATTGAAGACCGCAGGTGGTTTGCAAAAGAAGCTTTTGCTGTTTCTTCGGGATATGATACGGCTATATTTAATTATTTCGATAATGATGAATATAGTGTATTCCGTTGTGCCGGAGACCATGCCAAAGTTTTGCGTTATGGGGAGAATCCTCACCAGAAAGGATTCTTTTTCGGGGATTTCGATGAAGTCTTTGAGCAGATACATGGTAAAGAAATATCATACAATAACCTGTTGGATATTGACGCGGCTATTTCCCTTATCAGTGAATTCGAAGAACCTACGTTCGCTATACTAAAACATAACAATGCGTGTGGGATCGCCTCCCGTCCGACTGTTTTGGATGCGTGGAAAGCCGCATTGGAGGCGGACCCCGTATCTGCATTCGGAGGTGTTCTTATTACAAACAGGCCTATAGACAAGGCAGTAGCCGAAGAAGTAAACAAAATATTCTTTGAAGTAGTTATAGCTCCTGATTATAGTGTGGATGCCCTGGAAGTACTCACTCAGAAGAAGAATCGTATTATCCTCATTCAGAAGGAAAATGCAATAAAGCCCAAGCAATTCCGTTCATTGCTTAACGGAGTTTTGGTACAAGACCGTGATTTATATCAGGAAAGACCGGATGAGTTGCGACAGGTGACCGAAAAAGGTGTTACGGATGAGGAAATAGAAGATTTGCTTTTTGCCAATAAGATAGTAAAACATAGCAAATCTAATGCCATTGTGCTGGCAAAGAATAAACAGCTTTGTGCCAGTGGTGTGGGACAGACTTCCAGAGTAGATGCATTGCGTCAGGCGGTGGAGAAAGCCCGTTCGTTCGGTTTTGACCTGAAAGGGGCGGTAATGGCTTCCGACGCATTTTTCCCCTTTCCCGATTGTGTCGAGATTGCTCATGAAGCAGGCATCGATACAGTGATACAGCCGGGCGGGTCTATGCGTGACAACCTTTCGGTAGATTATTGCAACGCCAACGGTATTGCTATGGTAATGACCGGGATCAGGCATTTTAAACACTGA
- a CDS encoding OmpP1/FadL family transporter encodes MLKYNKLIICLLASLLTIPVVAQNGTNSPYSQFGYGLLDDNAIGAQKAMGGVGYAMQGKRQINVMNPASYASMDSLTFLFDMGINYQSIWSKENSVSEQSQGGGLDYITMQFPLGRYMGGSIGLLPYSSVGYAFGKSISNGSDSRSGEGGISQLYIGVSGRLWKRLSLGVNVGYLFGNIVNNIYATTDGSSQGLFETTMAVKDFHLQFGLQYTHPFNKKNKATVGLVYSPSKSLLGKATSSTYDLTAGTSTLDTTVNMKNNYKLPHTFGAGISYIYDNRLTIGLDATYQNWADMPYYNVSTNSGYSLNNRYKLALGAEYLPSLMSGGYVQHIRYRVGGFYNRSYLNIRGNDLNEYGVSCGFGFPLRNDKSIVNLSFEYVNRQGSPSKLIKEDFFRISLGITFNEMWFWQRKFE; translated from the coding sequence ATGTTGAAATATAACAAACTGATTATTTGCTTGTTAGCTTCTCTTCTGACAATACCAGTCGTTGCGCAAAACGGAACAAACTCCCCTTATTCACAATTCGGATATGGTCTTTTAGATGATAATGCTATAGGTGCGCAGAAAGCGATGGGCGGCGTAGGTTATGCTATGCAGGGGAAACGACAGATAAATGTTATGAATCCGGCTTCGTATGCTTCAATGGACTCATTAACATTCCTTTTCGATATGGGTATTAATTATCAGAGCATATGGTCTAAGGAAAATTCTGTTTCCGAACAATCGCAGGGAGGAGGGTTGGATTATATAACCATGCAGTTTCCTTTGGGGCGTTATATGGGAGGGAGTATTGGATTGCTGCCTTATTCGTCGGTGGGTTATGCTTTCGGAAAAAGTATTAGCAACGGTTCCGATTCCCGTTCAGGAGAGGGGGGAATCTCCCAGTTATACATAGGAGTAAGCGGCAGATTATGGAAAAGGTTATCATTGGGCGTGAATGTGGGGTATCTGTTCGGTAATATTGTTAATAATATATATGCCACTACCGACGGTTCCAGCCAGGGTTTATTCGAGACGACTATGGCAGTAAAAGACTTTCATCTTCAATTTGGTTTGCAATATACACACCCGTTTAATAAAAAGAATAAAGCTACTGTCGGTCTGGTCTATTCTCCTTCAAAGAGTTTGTTGGGCAAGGCTACGTCGAGTACTTATGACCTTACGGCCGGAACTTCTACTTTGGATACTACGGTGAATATGAAAAATAATTACAAATTGCCTCATACTTTCGGAGCCGGTATTTCATATATTTATGATAACCGGCTGACGATAGGATTGGATGCAACTTATCAAAATTGGGCCGATATGCCTTATTATAATGTTTCGACGAATTCAGGATATTCCTTGAATAACCGTTATAAATTGGCGTTAGGAGCAGAGTATCTGCCTTCTTTAATGAGTGGCGGATATGTTCAGCATATACGTTATAGGGTGGGTGGTTTTTATAACCGCTCCTATTTGAATATCCGGGGTAACGACCTGAATGAGTATGGCGTATCGTGCGGTTTCGGTTTTCCTCTGCGTAACGATAAATCTATCGTGAACCTTTCTTTTGAATATGTCAATCGGCAGGGAAGCCCTTCGAAACTTATTAAAGAAGATTTTTTCAGGATTTCGCTCGGGATAACGTTTAATGAAATGTGGTTCTGGCAACGCAAGTTTGAATAA
- the mrdA gene encoding penicillin-binding protein 2 → MRKDYNLEKRKYVIIGIIFTVVLIYLVRLFSLQVLDNDYKRFADNNAFLKKIQYPSRGLIYDRNGKLMVYNQPAYDVMMIVREVQSFDTLDFCKTVGITRQQFDKRMEDMKNPRLNPGYSSYTPQTFMTQLSAQDYGRLQEKLYRFPGFFIQNRMLRQYAYPVAANVLGNIREVSPRDIERDDYYIRGDYTGDLGVERSYEPVLRGEKGVEILLRDAHGRIKGKYEDGMFDVSPVSGKNLKLSIDADLQAYGEELMKNKIGAIVAIEPSTGEILALVSSPTYDPSSLVGRERGKNYARLNRDPYKPLFDRALLAAYPPGSTFKPTQGLIFLQEGIITPNTMYSCMHGFVAGRLKVGCHAHESPLSLLPALRTSCNAYFCYGLRAMIDNRKKYGSPAKAFNLWKDYLVSMGYGYRLGVDLPGESRGFIPNSAYYSKAYGENRWSALTIISVAIGQGEVLATPIQIANLAATIANRGYFYTPHVVKEIQDTVLNPEYTVAKHTRVDKHYYDYIVEGMRMAVLGGTCRIGAIPGIDVCGKTGTAQNPHGKDHSAFMGFAPMDNPKIAIAVYVENAGFGATFGVPIGSLMMEKYLTGKISPERQYLESRMLESNTIIYSGVKKH, encoded by the coding sequence GTGAGAAAAGATTATAATCTTGAAAAGCGCAAGTATGTGATTATCGGGATCATTTTTACAGTGGTTCTTATTTATCTTGTGCGCCTGTTTTCACTACAGGTACTCGATAATGATTACAAACGTTTTGCCGATAATAATGCTTTTCTTAAAAAGATACAATATCCTTCGCGCGGACTCATCTATGACCGTAACGGGAAGCTGATGGTATATAATCAGCCTGCTTATGACGTTATGATGATTGTACGCGAGGTACAGTCTTTCGATACGCTCGATTTTTGCAAAACAGTGGGGATAACCCGTCAGCAGTTTGATAAAAGGATGGAAGATATGAAAAATCCGAGGCTCAACCCCGGCTATTCTTCATATACGCCACAAACATTTATGACCCAGCTTTCGGCACAGGATTACGGCCGCCTTCAGGAAAAACTGTACCGTTTTCCGGGTTTCTTCATACAGAACCGTATGCTTCGTCAGTATGCTTATCCGGTGGCTGCAAATGTATTGGGAAATATCAGGGAAGTTTCTCCCCGGGATATTGAACGGGATGATTATTATATTCGTGGAGATTATACCGGCGACCTTGGGGTAGAGCGTTCTTATGAACCGGTTCTGCGCGGAGAAAAAGGAGTAGAGATACTTTTGCGTGATGCTCACGGGCGTATAAAGGGAAAATATGAAGACGGCATGTTTGATGTTTCTCCCGTGTCGGGCAAAAATCTGAAGCTTTCTATTGATGCCGATTTACAGGCCTACGGAGAAGAACTCATGAAGAACAAGATAGGTGCTATAGTCGCTATAGAGCCTTCTACCGGAGAGATACTGGCATTAGTTTCCAGCCCTACTTACGATCCTTCTTCTTTGGTCGGACGTGAACGAGGCAAAAATTATGCCCGTCTGAATAGAGATCCTTATAAACCGTTGTTTGACAGGGCTTTGTTGGCCGCCTATCCTCCCGGTTCTACTTTTAAACCTACTCAGGGACTTATATTTTTGCAGGAAGGTATAATAACGCCTAATACCATGTATTCTTGTATGCATGGTTTTGTAGCAGGCCGTCTCAAAGTAGGATGTCATGCGCATGAAAGTCCTTTATCCCTTTTACCGGCTTTGCGTACTTCTTGTAATGCATATTTTTGTTACGGGCTGAGGGCCATGATAGATAATAGAAAAAAATATGGTTCGCCGGCAAAAGCTTTTAACCTGTGGAAAGATTACCTGGTGTCAATGGGATATGGTTACCGGTTGGGTGTTGATCTTCCGGGCGAGAGCCGGGGGTTTATTCCTAACAGTGCTTACTATAGTAAGGCTTACGGAGAGAACAGGTGGAGTGCACTCACTATTATATCGGTAGCCATAGGACAGGGAGAGGTACTGGCTACTCCTATTCAAATCGCTAATCTGGCGGCAACAATAGCGAACCGGGGATATTTTTATACGCCTCACGTAGTAAAAGAGATACAAGATACGGTTCTGAATCCTGAATATACGGTTGCGAAACATACCCGGGTCGATAAACATTATTATGATTATATCGTGGAAGGTATGCGTATGGCGGTACTTGGCGGTACCTGCCGTATCGGGGCGATACCCGGTATCGATGTTTGCGGCAAAACGGGAACTGCACAAAATCCTCACGGGAAGGATCATTCCGCTTTTATGGGATTTGCTCCTATGGACAACCCGAAAATCGCAATAGCCGTATATGTAGAGAATGCAGGTTTCGGGGCGACGTTCGGCGTACCTATCGGAAGCCTTATGATGGAAAAATACCTGACAGGGAAAATATCTCCTGAGCGGCAATATCTCGAAAGCCGCATGTTGGAATCAAATACAATAATATATAGTGGGGTCAAGAAACATTAA
- a CDS encoding rod shape-determining protein: MGLFSFTQEIAIDLGTANTIIIHNDKIVVDEPSVVALDKRTDKLLAVGEKARQMHGKTHENIRTIRPLRDGVIADFYAAEQMIRGMVKMVSTKGHWFAPSLRMVVCIPSGSTEVEIRAVRDSSEHAGGRDVYMIYEPMAAAIGIGLDVQAPEGNMIVDIGGGSTEIAVISLGGIVSNKSIRIAGDDLTADIQEYMRRQHNVKVGERTAELIKINVGSALTELADPPEDYIVHGPNQMTALPMEVPVSYQEISHCIEKSISKIEAAVLSALEQTPPELYADVVRNGIYLAGGGALLRGLDKRLTDKIGIPFHIAEDPLHAVAKGTGIALKNISNFSFLIK; the protein is encoded by the coding sequence ATGGGATTATTTTCTTTTACACAAGAAATAGCGATTGACCTGGGAACGGCCAACACCATTATCATACATAATGATAAAATCGTGGTGGACGAACCGTCTGTGGTAGCTCTCGATAAACGGACCGATAAATTGTTGGCCGTAGGAGAAAAAGCCCGTCAGATGCATGGAAAAACGCATGAGAATATTCGTACGATAAGACCGTTGAGAGATGGTGTGATCGCTGATTTTTATGCGGCAGAGCAGATGATACGGGGAATGGTGAAGATGGTGAGTACCAAGGGACATTGGTTCGCTCCCTCTTTGCGCATGGTAGTGTGTATCCCTTCCGGCAGTACCGAAGTCGAGATACGTGCGGTACGTGACTCTTCGGAACATGCGGGGGGACGTGACGTGTATATGATATACGAACCGATGGCTGCTGCAATAGGTATTGGCCTCGACGTACAGGCCCCGGAAGGTAACATGATCGTGGATATAGGAGGCGGTAGTACCGAGATAGCTGTTATTTCGCTAGGAGGTATCGTTTCCAACAAATCTATCCGTATTGCAGGAGATGACCTGACCGCCGATATACAGGAATATATGCGACGGCAACATAATGTGAAGGTAGGAGAGCGTACGGCTGAACTTATTAAAATAAATGTGGGATCGGCCCTGACTGAACTTGCCGATCCTCCTGAAGATTATATCGTACATGGCCCTAACCAGATGACCGCTTTACCTATGGAAGTCCCTGTTTCATATCAGGAAATTTCTCATTGTATAGAGAAATCTATTTCAAAGATAGAGGCAGCCGTATTAAGTGCTTTGGAACAGACACCTCCCGAGTTGTATGCCGACGTTGTACGTAACGGTATTTATCTTGCGGGAGGAGGAGCTTTATTGCGGGGACTCGATAAGAGGCTGACCGATAAGATAGGTATTCCTTTCCATATAGCGGAAGATCCGTTGCATGCCGTAGCTAAAGGTACAGGTATCGCTCTGAAAAATATTTCGAATTTTTCGTTCCTTATCAAGTAA
- a CDS encoding FtsB family cell division protein: MKEKFKNIWAFVRKHVSLIQLFAIGFTIYIIFIDEYNVIKNLRYDMQVKELRGEVERYNKLTEEYNERVFKLNTDKKYLEKVAREQYRMKRATEDIYIITDKNKTPENDE; the protein is encoded by the coding sequence ATGAAAGAAAAGTTTAAAAATATATGGGCGTTCGTTCGCAAACATGTATCATTGATACAATTATTTGCTATCGGTTTCACTATATATATAATCTTTATAGACGAATATAATGTAATAAAAAACCTGCGGTACGACATGCAAGTCAAAGAGTTACGCGGAGAAGTAGAACGGTATAATAAACTTACGGAAGAATATAACGAACGTGTTTTCAAATTAAATACCGATAAAAAATACCTGGAAAAGGTAGCCCGTGAACAATATAGGATGAAACGTGCGACCGAAGATATTTACATAATAACAGACAAAAACAAAACACCCGAAAACGATGAATGA
- a CDS encoding rod shape-determining protein MreD, with amino-acid sequence MSKMILHYIFLFIILVLVQVVICNNISVMGLAIPFIFIYFIISMPLSVPVNWLLTLSFLLGLVVDIFGDTPGMNALACVTLAFVRRPVLSLYLSRGDEDYLSTLPSIGTFGFSLYARYTFTLVFVFCTLLFFIESFSLFNPAQLIGKIVMSTIFTFILILGIDSLLGRKREKRL; translated from the coding sequence ATGAGTAAGATGATATTACACTATATATTCCTGTTTATTATATTGGTGCTGGTTCAGGTCGTTATCTGTAACAATATATCGGTTATGGGGTTAGCCATACCCTTTATCTTCATATATTTTATTATCAGTATGCCCTTATCTGTTCCTGTAAACTGGCTGCTTACCCTTTCCTTTTTATTGGGATTGGTTGTGGATATATTTGGCGATACGCCTGGGATGAATGCTTTGGCGTGTGTAACTCTCGCTTTTGTACGCCGTCCGGTTTTATCTCTTTATTTATCCCGGGGCGATGAAGATTATTTATCTACATTACCGTCGATAGGGACGTTCGGCTTTAGTTTATATGCTCGTTATACTTTTACGCTGGTATTCGTATTTTGCACCCTGCTGTTTTTTATCGAATCGTTTTCATTGTTCAATCCGGCGCAATTGATAGGGAAGATTGTCATGTCTACTATATTTACATTTATCCTCATTTTAGGAATAGATTCTTTATTAGGACGTAAACGTGAGAAAAGATTATAA
- the mreC gene encoding rod shape-determining protein MreC → MRNLLYFLLKHSSWIVYTFYVILSCVLLFRFNPYHQSAFFSSANEVSARVYDATDNVTSYFNLRDINSDLQVRNGMLEMEVVSLREQLQKYKNEALADSVAADTAYRDYTFIIAQVIKNSVTHSRNYITLDKGSKDGIRPEMGVLDQNGIVGIINVVSENYSQAISLLNSKLRLSCKVKGSDYFGSLVWDGKDARYAVLEELPRHVNFSRGDTIITSGYSAVFPEGIIVGTVSDYSKQKNDNFYALKVRLSSDFACLSTVRVIASHRHLELKNLEQEGARHE, encoded by the coding sequence ATGCGCAACTTATTATATTTTCTTTTGAAACATAGTTCGTGGATAGTATATACTTTCTACGTGATACTCAGTTGCGTTCTTTTATTTCGTTTCAATCCGTATCATCAGAGTGCATTTTTTAGTTCCGCAAATGAAGTTTCGGCCCGTGTATACGATGCTACGGATAATGTAACTTCATATTTTAATTTGCGCGATATAAACAGCGACCTCCAGGTTCGGAACGGTATGCTGGAAATGGAAGTCGTATCGCTCAGGGAACAATTACAGAAATATAAAAACGAAGCTCTTGCCGATTCTGTTGCGGCGGATACTGCATACCGGGATTATACATTTATCATAGCACAGGTAATAAAAAACAGCGTAACGCATAGCCGGAATTATATCACCTTGGATAAAGGAAGTAAAGACGGTATTCGTCCCGAAATGGGTGTATTGGACCAGAACGGGATAGTGGGGATTATTAATGTGGTTTCTGAAAATTATTCTCAGGCTATATCATTACTCAATTCTAAGTTACGTCTTAGTTGCAAAGTGAAAGGCAGCGATTATTTCGGTTCTTTGGTTTGGGACGGAAAAGACGCCCGTTACGCCGTGCTGGAAGAATTACCCCGACATGTGAATTTCTCTAGAGGGGATACTATTATAACAAGCGGTTATTCTGCCGTATTCCCCGAAGGAATCATCGTAGGGACAGTGAGCGATTACAGCAAACAGAAAAATGACAATTTTTACGCTTTGAAGGTTCGGCTTTCATCAGATTTTGCTTGTTTAAGCACAGTAAGGGTTATTGCCAGCCATCGTCATCTTGAACTTAAAAATTTGGAACAGGAAGGAGCAAGACATGAGTAA